The following are encoded in a window of Bordetella genomosp. 10 genomic DNA:
- the thiL gene encoding thiamine-phosphate kinase: MASEFDLIDRYFKRPAPAGMLGVGDDCALFGVPPGMRVATSTDLLIEGRHFFPDVDPRALGHKALAVNVSDLAAMGARPIGCLLGLALPTVEPAWLAAFSEGFHALAEASACPLIGGDTTGSTLGIAISVTVFGAVAPDQALRRDGARPGDQVWVSGALGAADIAYRLLSGQMPADAGLLAATRGALEWPQPRDALGQALAGVANAAIDISDGLLQDLGHVLKASGVGAELRFADLPAAPALRGVDPARLRHALLGGGDVYELCFTAAPERADAVRAAAARAGVAVTAIGRITAAAGLAVLGPDGRPETDLPRGFDHFSTP, encoded by the coding sequence GTGGCGTCCGAATTCGATCTCATCGACCGCTACTTCAAGCGGCCCGCGCCGGCGGGCATGCTGGGCGTGGGCGATGACTGCGCGCTGTTCGGCGTGCCGCCGGGCATGCGGGTCGCCACCAGCACCGACCTGTTGATCGAAGGGCGGCACTTTTTCCCGGACGTCGATCCGCGCGCGCTGGGACACAAGGCCCTCGCCGTCAACGTTTCCGACCTGGCCGCGATGGGCGCCCGTCCCATCGGCTGCCTGCTGGGCCTGGCCCTGCCGACGGTCGAGCCGGCCTGGCTGGCGGCGTTTTCCGAGGGATTTCACGCGCTGGCCGAGGCCAGCGCCTGCCCCTTGATCGGCGGCGACACCACCGGCAGCACCCTGGGAATCGCCATCAGCGTCACCGTGTTCGGCGCCGTCGCGCCGGACCAGGCATTGCGCCGCGACGGCGCGCGCCCGGGCGACCAGGTGTGGGTCTCGGGCGCGCTGGGCGCGGCGGACATCGCCTATCGCCTGCTTAGCGGCCAGATGCCGGCCGACGCCGGCCTGCTGGCGGCCACGCGCGGCGCGCTGGAATGGCCGCAGCCGCGCGATGCCCTGGGCCAGGCGCTGGCCGGCGTGGCCAACGCCGCCATCGATATTTCCGACGGCTTGTTGCAGGACCTGGGCCACGTGCTCAAGGCCAGCGGCGTGGGCGCCGAATTGCGTTTTGCCGATCTGCCGGCGGCTCCCGCGCTGCGCGGCGTCGATCCGGCCCGCCTGCGCCATGCCTTGCTGGGCGGCGGCGACGTCTACGAACTCTGTTTCACCGCCGCGCCCGAGCGCGCCGACGCCGTGCGCGCCGCCGCCGCGCGGGCGGGGGTGGCGGTTACCGCCATCGGACGCATCACCGCCGCCGCCGGCCTGGCCGTGCTGGGCCCGGATGGCCGGCCGGAAACCGACCTGCCGCGCGGCTTCGATCACTTTTCCACGCCATGA
- the pyrF gene encoding orotidine-5'-phosphate decarboxylase — MNFKQKLDQAWTTTNSLLTVGLDPDPGRLPAELAGKPDAIFQFCRDIVDATAPYACSFKPQIAYFAAHRAEDQLEALCQHIRANHPSLPIILDAKRGDIGSTAEQYAREAFERYQADSVTVSPYMGLDSVEPYLGWSDRGVFVLCRTSNPGGSDLQFLKTEDGQPLYLHVAGLVADIWNRQGQCGLVVGATFPNELALVRERIGDDVPLLIPGIGAQGGDITATVNNARNQAGTGMLINSSRAILYASGGDDWREAAAESARAFRDQINAVR, encoded by the coding sequence ATGAATTTCAAGCAAAAACTGGATCAAGCCTGGACCACGACCAACTCGCTGCTGACGGTGGGATTGGACCCGGATCCGGGCCGCCTGCCGGCCGAGCTGGCCGGCAAGCCCGACGCCATCTTCCAGTTCTGCAGGGACATCGTCGACGCCACCGCGCCCTATGCGTGCAGTTTCAAGCCGCAGATCGCCTATTTCGCCGCGCATCGCGCCGAAGACCAGTTGGAAGCGCTGTGCCAGCACATCCGCGCCAACCACCCGAGCCTCCCCATCATTCTCGACGCCAAGCGCGGCGACATCGGCTCGACCGCCGAACAATATGCGCGCGAGGCTTTCGAGCGCTACCAGGCCGATTCCGTGACGGTCAGCCCCTATATGGGATTGGACTCGGTGGAGCCCTATCTCGGCTGGAGCGATCGCGGCGTCTTCGTGTTGTGCCGCACGTCCAACCCGGGCGGCTCCGACCTGCAATTCCTCAAGACCGAGGACGGCCAGCCGCTCTACCTGCACGTGGCTGGCCTGGTGGCCGACATCTGGAATCGCCAGGGGCAGTGCGGCCTGGTGGTCGGCGCCACCTTCCCCAATGAACTCGCGCTGGTGCGCGAGCGCATCGGCGACGACGTGCCGCTGCTGATACCGGGCATCGGGGCCCAGGGCGGCGACATCACCGCCACCGTCAACAATGCCCGCAACCAGGCCGGCACCGGCATGTTGATCAATTCGTCCCGCGCCATCCTGTACGCGTCGGGCGGCGACGACTGGCGCGAAGCGGCCGCGGAATCGGCGCGGGCCTTCCGCGACCAGATCAACGCGGTGCGTTGA
- a CDS encoding CinA family protein — MMNRDDGGDAIELATRLGKELTRRGWMLGTAESCTGGLLAGAITSVPGASRWFDRGYVTYSNEAKAVDLQVPTETIDSFGAVSEPVAVEMANGVLLASRVSHIAVSTTGIAGPEGGTPGKPVGLVCFGFAMRAGDGITTLAATHVFQGDRAQVRQASVVFALRGVLEMMGVRETELDAV; from the coding sequence ATGATGAATCGCGATGATGGCGGGGATGCCATCGAACTGGCCACCCGGCTGGGCAAGGAATTGACGCGGCGCGGCTGGATGCTCGGGACGGCCGAATCCTGCACCGGCGGGCTGCTGGCGGGCGCCATCACGTCCGTGCCCGGGGCCAGCCGCTGGTTCGACCGCGGCTACGTGACCTACAGCAACGAAGCCAAGGCGGTGGACCTGCAGGTGCCCACCGAGACCATCGATTCCTTCGGCGCGGTCAGCGAGCCCGTGGCGGTGGAAATGGCCAACGGCGTGCTGCTGGCCTCGCGCGTGTCGCACATCGCGGTATCGACCACCGGCATCGCCGGCCCCGAAGGCGGCACGCCGGGCAAGCCGGTCGGCCTGGTCTGCTTCGGCTTTGCCATGCGCGCCGGCGACGGCATCACCACGCTGGCCGCCACGCACGTATTCCAGGGAGATCGCGCGCAGGTGCGCCAGGCTTCCGTGGTGTTCGCCCTGCGCGGCGTGCTGGAAATGATGGGCGTGCGCGAGACGGAACTGGACGCCGTCTGA
- the ribBA gene encoding bifunctional 3,4-dihydroxy-2-butanone-4-phosphate synthase/GTP cyclohydrolase II, translating into MSAQLSPAPAEPGSFGIAPVTEIIAELRAGRIVILVDEEDRENEGDLVMAAEFVTPEAINFMVTHGRGLVCLTLTEERCRQLDLPLMASRNGTRFGTNFTVSIEAAEGVETGISAADRARTIRVAVARDARPADLVQPGHIFPVRAVPGGVLMRAGHTEAGCDLTAMAGLTPAAVICEILKPDGTMARLPDLVTFAREHGLKIGTIADLIQYRSEHESIVQRIGERAMQTAWGSFRAIAYRDTATGSAHLALVHGDIDPQRETLVRVHEPASVLDVLDTGASEHSWGVSQALRTIAQAPAGVVVLMNLQAAADELFGQIANWSAGDVKHATGGGDRMGLRTYGIGAQILRDLNVGQMKLLARPRKMPSMAGFALTITGYDCDPPISTQQ; encoded by the coding sequence ATGTCCGCACAGTTGAGTCCCGCCCCTGCCGAACCCGGTTCGTTCGGCATCGCGCCGGTGACTGAAATCATCGCCGAACTCCGCGCCGGCCGCATCGTCATTCTGGTCGACGAGGAAGACCGGGAAAACGAAGGCGACCTCGTCATGGCCGCCGAATTCGTCACGCCCGAGGCCATCAATTTCATGGTCACCCACGGCCGCGGCCTGGTTTGCCTGACCTTGACCGAAGAGCGCTGCCGCCAGCTCGACCTGCCGCTGATGGCCAGCCGCAACGGCACCCGTTTCGGCACCAACTTCACGGTGTCCATCGAGGCCGCCGAGGGCGTGGAGACCGGCATCTCGGCCGCCGACCGCGCCCGCACCATCCGCGTCGCCGTGGCGCGCGACGCCCGCCCGGCCGACCTGGTGCAGCCCGGCCACATCTTCCCGGTGCGCGCGGTGCCCGGCGGCGTGCTGATGCGCGCCGGCCATACCGAAGCCGGCTGCGACCTCACCGCCATGGCCGGCCTGACCCCGGCCGCGGTCATCTGCGAAATCCTCAAGCCGGACGGCACCATGGCGCGCCTGCCCGACCTGGTGACCTTCGCGCGCGAGCATGGCCTGAAGATCGGCACCATCGCCGACCTCATCCAGTACCGCAGCGAACACGAATCCATCGTCCAGCGCATCGGCGAGCGCGCCATGCAGACCGCCTGGGGCAGTTTCCGCGCCATCGCGTATCGCGACACCGCCACGGGCTCGGCCCACCTGGCGCTGGTCCACGGCGACATCGACCCGCAGCGCGAAACCCTGGTGCGCGTGCACGAGCCGGCCTCGGTGCTGGACGTGCTGGACACCGGCGCCAGCGAGCATAGCTGGGGCGTGTCGCAGGCCTTGCGCACCATCGCCCAGGCGCCCGCGGGCGTGGTGGTGCTGATGAACCTGCAGGCGGCCGCCGACGAACTGTTCGGCCAGATCGCCAACTGGTCGGCCGGCGACGTCAAGCATGCCACGGGGGGCGGCGACCGCATGGGCCTGCGCACCTACGGCATCGGCGCGCAGATCCTGCGCGATCTCAACGTCGGGCAGATGAAATTGCTCGCGCGTCCGCGCAAGATGCCCAGCATGGCCGGCTTTGCCCTGACGATTACCGGTTACGATTGCGATCCTCCGATATCCACCCAGCAATAA
- the nusB gene encoding transcription antitermination factor NusB has translation MTTAADNAAQARANARSARRRAREFALQGVYAWLLRGDQGTQDAGEIDAHLRDAEDFSEADAQWFKTLLHGVLREAPTLRERFMPFVDRPLAELSPVEHGILLIGSYELVHHVEVPYKVAINEAVELAKSFGGTDGFKFVNGVLDKLAAEVREHEVRAAAARR, from the coding sequence ATGACGACCGCCGCTGATAACGCCGCGCAGGCGCGCGCCAATGCGCGCAGCGCCCGCCGCCGTGCGCGCGAATTCGCGCTGCAGGGTGTTTACGCGTGGCTGCTGCGCGGCGACCAGGGAACCCAGGACGCCGGCGAGATCGATGCCCACCTGCGCGACGCGGAAGATTTTTCCGAAGCCGACGCGCAGTGGTTCAAGACCTTGCTGCACGGCGTGCTGCGCGAAGCGCCGACCCTGCGCGAACGCTTCATGCCCTTCGTGGACCGTCCGCTGGCGGAGCTGTCGCCGGTGGAGCACGGCATCCTGCTGATCGGCAGCTATGAACTGGTGCACCACGTCGAGGTGCCGTACAAGGTCGCGATCAACGAGGCGGTGGAACTGGCCAAGTCGTTCGGCGGCACGGACGGCTTCAAGTTCGTCAACGGCGTGCTGGACAAGCTGGCCGCCGAAGTGCGCGAACACGAAGTGCGCGCGGCCGCGGCGCGCCGCTGA
- a CDS encoding CYTH and CHAD domain-containing protein, whose translation MSEQELKLHVPAAARKALEQEVKQRDASRIRLHAMYFDTPDRELARARVAIRLRREGNVWVQTLKTPGNNAITRIELNHPRPGPILDLSVYAGTEVEATLAGLKGELGLRYETDVTRLIRKVRNRQGTVEIAYDRGLLRAGALELPISEIEFELMSGKPAALFTAARAWLRRHGLVMDARSKSERGDRLARLAHTLDGLQDDEARAAAIDEFWTSTGARNVRLDPAMSPAQALGAVAAECLDQIIRNAAVLAEVDTDGIRKAGNPEHVHQLRVGMRRLRSAWRLYDGWAGLPPAPLQEGIRTFFAAFGANRDQDVLQESIIPALVRAGMPTFPMEAPPPSAPSREIAASPEFQGWLLDMLEWSLDVPAAATGPASGLAGAASPSSDAIAANGVTAGDEAATTLGLTGEDAAAQALRAAEAAGAVPAPVDWDSTHAPQIVPSIIPLVPPEQETPPTLHDLLAARLRKWHRRVLHEGRHFAALDIPSRHALRKRAKRLRYGLNFTESLLPAAKVRDYKIRLAAVQDVLGEMNDLSVAHDLYRQWSVQYPQAWFALGWISARQEELVAKAERAFKQFGHAKEFWK comes from the coding sequence ATGTCGGAACAGGAATTGAAACTTCACGTGCCCGCCGCCGCGCGCAAGGCCCTGGAGCAGGAAGTCAAACAGCGCGACGCCAGCCGCATTCGCCTGCATGCGATGTATTTCGACACGCCGGACCGCGAGCTGGCCCGCGCCCGGGTGGCGATACGCCTGCGCCGCGAAGGCAATGTCTGGGTGCAGACGCTGAAGACGCCGGGTAACAACGCGATTACCCGCATCGAGCTCAATCACCCCCGGCCCGGCCCCATCCTCGACCTTTCGGTCTATGCCGGCACGGAGGTGGAAGCCACCCTGGCCGGCCTGAAGGGCGAGCTGGGCCTGCGCTACGAGACGGACGTCACGCGCCTGATCCGCAAGGTGCGCAACCGCCAGGGCACGGTGGAAATCGCCTACGACCGCGGCTTACTGCGCGCCGGCGCGCTGGAACTACCGATCAGCGAGATCGAGTTCGAGCTGATGTCGGGCAAGCCCGCCGCGCTGTTCACCGCGGCTCGCGCCTGGCTGCGCCGCCACGGGCTGGTGATGGACGCGCGCAGCAAATCCGAGCGCGGCGACCGCCTGGCGCGCCTGGCCCACACCCTGGACGGCTTGCAGGACGACGAGGCCCGCGCCGCCGCCATCGATGAATTCTGGACCAGCACCGGCGCGCGCAACGTGCGCCTGGACCCGGCCATGTCGCCAGCCCAGGCGCTGGGGGCGGTCGCGGCCGAGTGCCTGGACCAGATCATCCGCAACGCGGCCGTCCTGGCCGAAGTCGACACCGACGGCATCCGCAAGGCCGGCAACCCCGAACACGTGCACCAGTTGCGCGTGGGCATGCGCCGGCTGCGCTCGGCCTGGCGCCTGTACGACGGCTGGGCGGGGCTGCCGCCGGCGCCGCTGCAGGAAGGCATACGGACCTTCTTCGCCGCCTTCGGCGCCAATCGCGACCAGGACGTATTGCAGGAGAGCATCATCCCCGCCCTGGTCCGCGCCGGCATGCCGACCTTCCCGATGGAAGCGCCGCCGCCTTCCGCGCCTTCGCGCGAGATCGCCGCCAGCCCGGAATTCCAGGGCTGGCTGCTGGACATGCTGGAATGGAGCCTGGACGTGCCGGCCGCCGCCACCGGACCGGCCAGCGGGCTGGCCGGCGCCGCCTCCCCGTCGTCCGACGCCATTGCGGCCAACGGCGTGACGGCGGGCGACGAAGCGGCAACCACGCTGGGCCTGACCGGCGAGGATGCCGCCGCGCAAGCCCTGCGCGCCGCCGAGGCCGCCGGCGCCGTACCGGCCCCGGTCGACTGGGACAGCACCCACGCGCCGCAGATCGTCCCGTCCATCATTCCGCTGGTGCCGCCGGAACAGGAAACGCCGCCCACGCTGCACGACCTGCTGGCCGCGCGCCTGCGTAAATGGCATCGCCGCGTCCTGCACGAGGGCCGGCACTTCGCGGCGCTGGACATCCCCAGCCGCCATGCCTTGCGCAAGCGGGCCAAGCGGCTGCGCTACGGGTTGAATTTCACGGAGTCGCTGCTGCCGGCCGCCAAGGTGCGCGACTACAAGATCCGCCTGGCCGCCGTGCAGGACGTGCTGGGGGAAATGAACGACCTGTCCGTGGCGCACGATCTTTATCGCCAATGGAGCGTGCAGTATCCGCAGGCGTGGTTCGCGCTGGGCTGGATCAGCGCGCGTCAGGAAGAACTGGTGGCCAAGGCCGAACGCGCGTTCAAGCAATTCGGACACGCGAAGGAATTCTGGAAATAG
- the ftsY gene encoding signal recognition particle-docking protein FtsY produces the protein MPPAPASVPASSQPAPVPSAPASTPPASVPPTSAPVSAQSAPVPPAFSPSSARPAAAPSGATPATETRSPAAGSQAAAGLPAGSAASPPAPASVAAEPVTASAVQTPSAAYVAPASGQPAPPMAPVTPPAAPPVTPSTVAQPEPSPAAPAEAAPAKTSWLNRLKKGLARTGQSIGGLFVGVKVDENLFEELESALIMADAGLEATEKLLTALRARVKKDRIEDPAKVRDALRELLADHLRPLERRFDVTRAKPLVVMIAGVNGAGKTTSIGKLAYTFQQQGASVLLAAGDTFRAAAREQLMQWGARNNVTVIAQEGGDPAAVAFDAVNAGRARGASVVMVDTAGRLPTQLHLMEELKKIRRVIGKADANAPHEVLLVIDGNTGQNALAQIRAFDAAINLTGLVVTKLDGTAKGGTLAAVAAGSQGVRPVPVYWIGVGEGLEDLQPFVADEFAGALLAG, from the coding sequence GTGCCTCCGGCGCCCGCGTCCGTGCCTGCTTCCTCACAGCCTGCGCCGGTGCCGTCTGCGCCTGCTTCCACACCGCCTGCATCGGTGCCGCCCACGTCCGCGCCAGTGTCTGCACAGTCTGCACCGGTGCCACCTGCGTTTTCGCCCAGTTCTGCGCGACCTGCGGCAGCGCCGTCCGGCGCCACCCCGGCGACGGAAACTCGTAGTCCGGCCGCTGGCAGCCAGGCTGCCGCCGGCCTCCCGGCCGGAAGCGCCGCGTCACCGCCTGCTCCGGCATCGGTCGCCGCGGAGCCCGTGACGGCATCGGCCGTCCAGACGCCTAGCGCCGCATACGTAGCGCCGGCCTCGGGGCAGCCAGCCCCGCCCATGGCCCCGGTCACGCCGCCCGCCGCGCCGCCGGTCACGCCGTCCACCGTAGCTCAGCCCGAGCCGTCGCCTGCCGCCCCTGCCGAGGCGGCGCCCGCCAAGACCTCCTGGCTGAACCGCCTGAAGAAAGGCCTTGCGCGTACCGGCCAGAGCATAGGCGGCCTGTTCGTCGGCGTGAAGGTCGACGAAAACCTGTTCGAGGAACTGGAATCGGCGCTCATTATGGCCGATGCCGGCCTGGAGGCGACCGAGAAGCTGCTCACCGCGTTGCGCGCCCGCGTCAAGAAAGACCGCATCGAGGACCCCGCCAAGGTGCGCGACGCCTTGCGTGAATTGCTGGCCGATCACCTGCGTCCGCTGGAGCGCCGCTTCGACGTCACCCGCGCCAAGCCGCTGGTGGTGATGATCGCCGGCGTCAACGGCGCCGGCAAGACCACGTCCATCGGCAAGCTGGCCTATACCTTCCAGCAGCAGGGCGCCAGCGTGCTGCTGGCCGCCGGCGATACCTTCCGCGCCGCCGCGCGCGAGCAACTGATGCAATGGGGCGCCCGCAACAACGTGACCGTCATCGCGCAGGAGGGCGGCGATCCGGCCGCCGTGGCCTTCGACGCCGTCAATGCCGGCCGCGCCCGCGGCGCCTCGGTGGTCATGGTCGACACCGCCGGCCGCCTGCCGACGCAACTGCATCTGATGGAAGAGCTGAAGAAAATCCGCCGCGTGATCGGCAAGGCCGACGCCAACGCGCCGCACGAGGTGCTGCTGGTGATCGACGGCAACACCGGCCAGAACGCGCTGGCGCAGATCCGCGCCTTCGACGCCGCCATCAACCTTACCGGCCTGGTGGTCACCAAGCTGGACGGCACCGCCAAGGGCGGCACGCTGGCCGCCGTGGCCGCGGGCAGCCAGGGCGTGCGCCCGGTGCCGGTCTACTGGATCGGCGTGGGCGAAGGCCTGGAAGACCTCCAGCCCTTCGTCGCCGACGAATTCGCCGGCGCGCTGTTGGCGGGATAA
- a CDS encoding phosphatidylglycerophosphatase A family protein has protein sequence MRDRARVPYPTLGWICRTPARFIAFGFGSGLVRPASGTWGTLMAWFLWRVAVPPASNVALGLFLAFAFVYGCWVCHRVGAELGEHDHVGMVWDEVVAFWLVLWLSPATWMAQLVAFLLFRAFDIVKPPPIKYFDARMKGGIGVMWDDLLAAVYALLCMAVLVRLGVLQ, from the coding sequence ATGCGCGACCGCGCCCGCGTGCCTTATCCCACCCTGGGCTGGATCTGCCGGACCCCGGCCCGTTTCATCGCCTTCGGTTTCGGCAGCGGCCTGGTGCGTCCGGCCTCCGGCACCTGGGGCACGCTGATGGCCTGGTTCCTGTGGCGCGTGGCCGTGCCGCCGGCGTCCAATGTGGCATTGGGCCTGTTTCTTGCTTTTGCGTTCGTATATGGTTGCTGGGTTTGCCACCGCGTCGGCGCGGAACTGGGCGAGCACGATCATGTGGGCATGGTATGGGACGAGGTGGTCGCCTTTTGGCTGGTCCTGTGGCTGAGTCCGGCCACGTGGATGGCGCAACTGGTCGCATTCCTTTTGTTCCGCGCCTTCGATATCGTGAAGCCGCCCCCGATCAAGTACTTCGATGCGCGCATGAAGGGCGGCATCGGCGTGATGTGGGATGATTTGCTGGCCGCTGTCTATGCCTTGCTATGCATGGCCGTGTTGGTTCGACTAGGAGTCTTGCAATGA
- the ribH gene encoding 6,7-dimethyl-8-ribityllumazine synthase, which produces MNPYTLSPDMNGEGLHIGIVRARFNEEIGQAEQDACLEELEKLGVDERDVMLVTVPGALELGVTLAKMAETFEFDALVALGAVIRGETYHFEVVSNEMAAAITRISVETGIPIANGVLTVDTDEQAQARAAVKGRDCAQVAVEMANLVAALEPEEDDEDEEDEDFDDEDDDDDRR; this is translated from the coding sequence ATGAATCCATACACCTTATCCCCTGATATGAACGGCGAGGGGCTGCACATCGGCATCGTCCGCGCCCGTTTCAATGAGGAAATCGGCCAGGCCGAACAGGATGCCTGCCTCGAGGAACTGGAAAAGCTGGGTGTCGACGAGCGCGACGTGATGCTGGTGACGGTGCCGGGCGCGCTGGAACTGGGCGTGACGCTGGCCAAGATGGCCGAAACGTTCGAATTCGATGCGCTGGTGGCGCTGGGCGCGGTGATCCGCGGCGAAACCTACCACTTCGAAGTGGTCAGCAACGAAATGGCCGCCGCCATCACGCGCATCTCGGTGGAAACCGGTATCCCTATCGCCAATGGCGTGCTGACGGTCGACACCGACGAGCAAGCCCAGGCGCGCGCCGCCGTCAAGGGCCGCGATTGCGCCCAGGTCGCGGTGGAAATGGCCAACCTGGTCGCCGCCCTCGAGCCCGAGGAAGACGACGAGGATGAAGAAGACGAAGATTTTGATGACGAAGACGACGATGACGACCGCCGCTGA
- a CDS encoding NAD(P)/FAD-dependent oxidoreductase, translated as MPPNPHSPSPHRVVIVGGGAGGLELAARLGRLHGPDFVTLVDARPFHIWKPSLHEVAVGTLDIHQEGLSYLVLAHLCGFRFVLGKLASVDRERQTITVGTITDPQGIPVIPQRALPYDTLVLAIGGQSNFFDTPGAARHAVTLDATENAEQFRLTLLKAMIQVDQAKVHDPTARLNLVIVGGGSTGVELAVELHEAGRVVGAYGLPSFEPDRDLTITLIEDADRILAALPEKLSAAAHRRLAELGIKLQTGRRVAEVTSHSVKMADGGEFPALLCIWAAGMQGPAVLRTLDLPLNRLHQVEVNERLETADARVLALGDCAAAPWAGHGSVPARAQAAHQQAAYLARKIGCRIRRQPEPDNAFHYRDRGSLASLGQGAGFGSLMGKLAGRGLFVSGTLARLMYMNLHLMHHRAVLGIWRTLCLALARLLMRRTRARVKLH; from the coding sequence ATGCCGCCGAACCCCCATTCCCCGTCTCCGCATCGTGTCGTCATCGTCGGGGGCGGCGCCGGGGGCCTGGAGCTGGCGGCGCGTCTGGGCCGGCTCCATGGGCCGGACTTCGTCACCCTGGTCGACGCCAGGCCCTTCCATATCTGGAAGCCGTCGCTGCATGAAGTCGCCGTCGGCACGCTGGACATCCACCAGGAAGGTTTGTCCTACCTCGTCCTGGCCCATCTGTGCGGATTCCGCTTCGTGCTGGGCAAGCTGGCGAGCGTCGACCGCGAGCGGCAAACCATCACCGTCGGCACGATCACGGACCCCCAAGGCATTCCCGTCATCCCCCAGCGCGCCCTGCCCTACGACACGCTGGTGCTGGCCATCGGCGGCCAATCGAATTTCTTCGACACGCCGGGCGCCGCGCGGCACGCGGTGACGCTGGACGCCACCGAGAACGCCGAGCAGTTTCGCCTCACCCTGCTCAAGGCCATGATCCAGGTGGACCAGGCCAAGGTGCACGATCCGACGGCGCGGCTGAACCTGGTCATCGTCGGCGGCGGCTCCACCGGCGTCGAACTGGCCGTCGAGCTGCACGAAGCCGGGCGGGTGGTCGGCGCCTACGGCCTGCCCAGTTTCGAGCCCGACCGCGACCTGACGATCACCTTGATCGAAGACGCCGATCGCATCCTCGCGGCCCTGCCGGAGAAGCTGTCGGCGGCCGCCCACCGCCGCCTGGCCGAACTGGGCATCAAGCTGCAGACCGGCCGCCGCGTCGCCGAGGTCACGAGCCACAGCGTGAAGATGGCCGACGGCGGCGAGTTTCCCGCCCTGCTTTGCATCTGGGCCGCCGGCATGCAGGGCCCCGCCGTGCTGCGGACGCTGGACCTGCCGCTGAACCGGCTGCATCAGGTGGAGGTCAACGAACGGCTGGAAACGGCCGACGCGCGCGTGCTGGCCCTGGGCGATTGCGCCGCGGCGCCCTGGGCGGGACACGGCAGCGTGCCCGCGCGGGCCCAGGCGGCGCACCAGCAGGCCGCCTACCTGGCGCGCAAGATCGGCTGCCGCATCCGCCGCCAGCCGGAACCGGACAACGCCTTTCACTACCGGGACCGCGGGTCCCTGGCCTCCCTGGGCCAGGGGGCAGGCTTCGGCAGCCTCATGGGCAAGCTGGCCGGCCGCGGCCTGTTCGTAAGCGGTACACTGGCACGCCTGATGTACATGAACCTGCACCTGATGCACCACCGCGCGGTGCTGGGCATCTGGCGCACCCTGTGCCTGGCGCTGGCCCGCCTGCTGATGCGGCGCACGCGGGCGCGGGTCAAGCTGCACTGA